One genomic window of Leptospira paudalimensis includes the following:
- a CDS encoding LIC_12238 family plasminogen-binding lipoprotein, translating to MRQNSSAKFAHCFHTNHLKNATRFLFTLSLLVFIQCGVPKGEFGWTTTKMEEMDILEQHIQTITDYKMMRDDLIFSPTDTIHYVYQFSRNPGLETDFHISLNRYELDFVEIDIKKKRVEPDSLAIRDEFSLLRTGEYLIKIVHEGDTVDEVKFRVLPDEGYTQENLEQELAGDQTDEIIKYSR from the coding sequence ATGAGACAGAATTCGTCGGCCAAATTTGCCCATTGTTTCCACACGAATCACCTAAAAAACGCCACTCGTTTCCTATTCACATTATCTTTGTTAGTATTTATCCAATGTGGTGTTCCCAAAGGTGAATTTGGTTGGACAACTACCAAAATGGAAGAAATGGACATTCTGGAACAACACATCCAAACCATCACCGATTATAAAATGATGAGGGATGATCTTATTTTTTCACCAACTGATACCATTCATTATGTTTACCAATTTTCAAGGAATCCTGGACTCGAAACAGATTTTCATATTTCACTCAACCGATATGAATTGGATTTTGTGGAAATTGATATTAAAAAGAAACGAGTAGAACCAGATAGTCTGGCAATACGAGATGAATTTTCTTTATTAAGAACTGGTGAATACCTAATTAAAATCGTACACGAAGGTGATACGGTCGATGAAGTAAAATTTAGAGTTTTGCCTGATGAAGGATATACACAGGAAAATCTAGAACAAGAATTAGCTGGTGATCAAACCGACGAAATCATTAAATACTCTCGTTAA
- a CDS encoding SpoIIE family protein phosphatase: MSIRYKFLLILSVSQILLVIALTTSFAYLLQSVKNIPQTQRAEDLSRNFQRELEFKEEKLRLLLEEITFNARTREILERGLSDRQVLQRELPYLQQILKRYGLSIFELGDNQGKVVFRVHRPKDFGDDKKNQPIIQNALNGQATAALEDGHSGLGFRLAAPLFGRGTILIGQVVDDNFTKTISKDNRIHLAIFQEGKVKTVGSDMIRMVMNENPDLLLEEQRFHFQNKPYYLVKIPYVGSSQTIKQLVFHVMIDENEVESKTWKIWSFFVVASIVLCGVIFLISFLFSRDMVEAIKLLTSAMVDLDQWKPETLPTHRSDEIGQMGRVFVEMKEELAEHQNHLEEMVNQRTRELNDTLSEMQKMQEKQDGDYFLTSLLIKPLKGSFAKSETVSIQIFERQMKQFQFRNKQSEIGGDLSVSDSIYLMGKKYTVFLNADAMGKSIQGAGGALVMGTVFKSIITRTQKLRYMQDRHPERWLKECFQEVHNVFISFDGHMLLSAILGLVDEETGTLYYINAEHPWIVLYRDGVASFLENEHSLRKIGFTEMSGDEVVIQIYPLRPGDVLILGSDGRDDLFVGHSGGNRMINDDETVFLRHVTEGAGDLAEICRVMMLFGELTDDLSLMRISFLEEVAYAAKESAKNNTYYKMLGEGIQSYRDGEWNNAIFALELALESEPNDLYCLRELSKLYMKSKDYEKAIVLANRYLQLNPGDTDFLFYIAYAHKQKRDFVLATDYAERLRYRDPKNFNNLLLLAEILMHRRDIERSKEVLLALQEMAPENPKVLKLKNFWKKMVTTSVT; encoded by the coding sequence ATGAGCATACGTTACAAATTCTTATTAATATTGAGTGTGAGTCAAATTCTTCTTGTAATTGCTCTCACAACTAGTTTCGCCTACCTTTTACAATCTGTCAAAAATATCCCGCAAACACAAAGAGCAGAAGACTTATCACGGAACTTTCAGCGAGAGTTAGAGTTCAAAGAAGAAAAACTCAGGTTATTATTAGAAGAAATTACCTTTAATGCAAGAACAAGGGAGATTTTGGAACGAGGACTTAGTGATCGTCAAGTTTTACAAAGAGAACTTCCTTATTTGCAACAAATCTTAAAACGTTATGGTCTTTCCATTTTTGAACTAGGTGATAACCAAGGAAAAGTAGTCTTTCGTGTTCATAGGCCAAAAGATTTTGGGGATGATAAAAAAAACCAACCAATCATTCAAAATGCTCTGAATGGCCAAGCGACTGCAGCCTTAGAAGATGGGCATAGTGGACTTGGATTTCGTTTGGCAGCACCTCTTTTTGGTCGAGGCACAATTCTCATTGGACAAGTCGTTGATGATAACTTTACAAAAACAATTTCAAAAGACAATCGGATCCATCTGGCAATTTTTCAGGAAGGAAAGGTGAAAACTGTAGGATCGGATATGATCCGAATGGTGATGAATGAAAATCCAGACTTACTTTTAGAAGAACAAAGATTTCATTTCCAAAATAAACCTTATTATTTAGTAAAAATTCCATACGTTGGAAGTTCTCAAACGATCAAACAACTTGTATTTCATGTGATGATTGATGAGAATGAAGTAGAATCGAAAACGTGGAAAATTTGGTCTTTTTTTGTAGTCGCATCTATAGTGTTATGTGGCGTTATCTTTCTGATCTCCTTTTTATTTTCTCGGGATATGGTGGAAGCAATCAAACTACTTACATCAGCTATGGTAGATTTGGACCAATGGAAACCTGAAACTTTACCAACCCATAGAAGTGATGAAATAGGACAAATGGGGCGTGTTTTTGTTGAAATGAAAGAGGAGTTAGCCGAACACCAAAATCATTTAGAAGAGATGGTAAACCAGCGCACGAGAGAACTGAATGATACTTTATCTGAAATGCAAAAGATGCAAGAAAAACAAGATGGTGATTATTTTTTAACGTCACTACTCATCAAACCACTCAAAGGATCTTTTGCAAAATCAGAGACCGTTTCGATTCAAATTTTCGAAAGGCAAATGAAACAGTTTCAGTTTCGAAATAAACAATCTGAGATTGGTGGTGATTTATCTGTTTCTGATTCAATTTATCTCATGGGGAAAAAATACACTGTATTCTTAAATGCAGATGCAATGGGAAAATCCATACAAGGTGCTGGCGGTGCATTGGTTATGGGAACTGTATTTAAATCAATTATCACTCGTACACAGAAACTAAGGTACATGCAGGACAGGCACCCCGAACGTTGGTTAAAGGAATGTTTCCAAGAAGTACATAATGTATTTATTAGTTTTGATGGTCATATGTTACTTTCCGCTATTTTAGGTTTGGTGGACGAAGAAACTGGTACTTTGTATTACATTAATGCAGAACACCCTTGGATTGTTTTATACAGAGACGGTGTGGCAAGTTTTTTGGAAAACGAACATTCATTGCGTAAGATTGGTTTTACGGAAATGAGTGGTGATGAAGTTGTCATTCAAATTTATCCGTTACGTCCAGGTGATGTATTGATTTTGGGGTCTGATGGCCGGGATGATTTGTTTGTTGGGCATTCTGGTGGAAACCGAATGATCAACGATGATGAAACAGTTTTTCTTCGCCATGTCACAGAAGGTGCTGGAGATTTAGCAGAGATCTGCCGTGTGATGATGTTATTCGGTGAACTAACTGATGATTTGAGTCTGATGAGGATTTCATTTTTAGAGGAAGTTGCATATGCTGCAAAAGAATCTGCAAAAAACAATACATACTATAAAATGTTAGGTGAAGGAATACAGTCCTACAGAGATGGTGAATGGAATAATGCTATTTTTGCTTTGGAACTTGCCTTGGAATCTGAACCAAATGATTTGTATTGTTTGAGAGAATTATCCAAACTCTATATGAAATCTAAGGATTACGAAAAAGCAATTGTTCTCGCAAACCGATATCTACAGTTAAATCCAGGTGATACAGACTTTTTATTTTACATCGCTTATGCCCATAAACAAAAAAGAGATTTTGTTCTTGCGACAGACTATGCAGAGAGACTTAGGTATCGTGATCCAAAGAATTTTAACAACTTACTACTATTAGCAGAGATATTGATGCATAGAAGAGACATCGAACGATCCAAAGAAGTTTTACTGGCGTTACAGGAAATGGCACCAGAAAATCCAAAAGTATTAAAACTCAAAAACTTTTGGAAAAAAATGGTAACAACGTCTGTCACTTAA
- a CDS encoding serine hydrolase domain-containing protein: protein MMFRIFTYLLFSVFVWNCSEDGIGSFSEETKEKIRKKIKQEGFQGVVLISQDDTVLFRETIYSGKRRKRSQLFQKHAFPLGESSKLFTTYLIHRLAEEKKINIADPIQKHLKWFPNPKITIEHLLRHTSGLPKIIEFMPNFDSERSNLKRDDIKRSFLESNFKPNFAPGEYWKYSRLDYLFLAYLIEFVTNQPYASVVKKEIFEPLEMKHSQVDPNDLLLGNSGILSTPEDLKLFSEAIRNNNGISKEGKESLIKRTVLTDVISEDPIAFGEGVYVGDYFYWAYGKKNGVSNFIYHDLKSRIFITIVSPYGVSKGDLSSIKSTLTEIIFSAKKLNLRKKTNSPNELYIEDFMKEEKVPSLGIAVYKNYNLQWKKMYGTKTQQTLFRAGSLSKTMTATATLRLVESGQLDLYSNWINKLKQYKVSVPKGKKRSIVNLDLLLSHTSGLTEKGNWDDPINSDKKHLRDLKDTNVSKGNGLKLYYRPGTKSRYSGGGYSIVQEILTERTGEPFPTLMEDYVFNPLHMKRSTFRQNLTEKDDRCDGYDELGKILPEKKFVTPELSSGGLWTTPEDIGTVFNEVAKAKQGRSDFLSKESAEYLLSPKMSAASLTVHALVAHGFFLNRTGKTEYFFHGGHTKGHKSLAIFNAEKGYGMVIMTNSENGSKLIWRILRTISVDEKWDKFVN, encoded by the coding sequence ATGATGTTTCGAATCTTTACCTATCTTTTGTTCAGTGTATTTGTATGGAACTGTTCAGAAGATGGGATTGGATCTTTCTCCGAAGAAACCAAAGAAAAAATCCGTAAAAAAATCAAACAGGAAGGGTTCCAGGGTGTTGTCCTTATCTCCCAGGATGATACAGTATTATTCCGAGAAACCATTTATTCTGGAAAACGAAGGAAACGTTCACAACTCTTCCAAAAACATGCTTTTCCGTTAGGTGAATCTTCCAAATTATTCACTACTTATTTAATCCATCGATTGGCAGAAGAAAAAAAAATAAACATTGCCGATCCCATTCAAAAACACCTTAAATGGTTTCCAAATCCTAAAATCACAATTGAACATTTGTTACGTCATACATCTGGCCTTCCAAAAATTATTGAGTTTATGCCTAATTTTGACTCTGAAAGATCAAACTTAAAACGAGATGATATCAAAAGGTCATTTTTAGAATCCAACTTCAAACCAAACTTTGCACCTGGTGAATATTGGAAGTACAGTCGATTGGATTATTTATTTTTGGCTTATCTCATCGAGTTTGTAACCAATCAACCTTATGCAAGTGTTGTGAAAAAAGAAATTTTTGAACCTTTGGAAATGAAACATTCGCAAGTGGATCCAAACGACCTTCTCCTTGGCAACAGTGGTATCTTAAGTACACCAGAAGATTTAAAATTATTTTCAGAAGCAATTCGGAATAATAATGGAATTTCCAAAGAAGGAAAAGAATCTCTTATCAAAAGAACTGTTCTTACGGATGTTATATCAGAAGATCCAATCGCATTCGGAGAAGGAGTTTATGTTGGAGACTATTTTTATTGGGCTTATGGGAAAAAAAACGGAGTTTCCAATTTCATTTACCATGACTTAAAGAGTAGAATTTTTATCACTATCGTGAGTCCTTATGGAGTTAGTAAAGGTGATTTGTCTTCAATCAAGTCAACCTTAACTGAAATTATATTCAGTGCCAAAAAATTAAATCTCAGAAAAAAGACAAACTCTCCAAACGAATTGTACATTGAAGATTTTATGAAAGAAGAAAAAGTTCCATCTCTTGGTATTGCTGTTTATAAAAATTATAACTTACAATGGAAAAAGATGTATGGAACAAAAACACAACAGACACTTTTTCGAGCTGGATCATTGTCCAAAACTATGACAGCAACTGCAACATTACGATTAGTTGAATCGGGGCAGTTAGATTTATATTCCAATTGGATTAACAAACTAAAACAGTACAAAGTGTCCGTTCCAAAGGGCAAAAAAAGAAGTATTGTGAATTTAGATTTACTCTTATCACATACAAGTGGGTTAACTGAAAAAGGGAATTGGGATGATCCAATTAACTCTGATAAAAAACACCTGAGAGATTTAAAGGATACCAATGTTTCAAAAGGGAACGGGCTCAAACTTTATTATAGACCTGGAACAAAATCTCGTTATTCGGGTGGTGGGTATAGTATTGTCCAAGAAATTTTAACAGAACGAACAGGAGAACCGTTTCCCACTTTGATGGAGGATTATGTATTCAATCCATTACATATGAAACGAAGTACGTTTCGTCAAAATCTAACAGAAAAAGATGATAGATGTGATGGTTATGATGAACTTGGAAAGATTTTACCTGAAAAAAAATTCGTAACTCCTGAACTTTCCTCTGGTGGTTTATGGACAACTCCAGAAGACATTGGAACTGTTTTTAATGAAGTGGCAAAAGCCAAACAAGGCCGTTCTGATTTTTTAAGCAAAGAATCAGCTGAATACCTACTTTCACCCAAAATGAGTGCTGCCAGTTTAACTGTACATGCACTAGTCGCCCATGGATTTTTTCTGAACCGGACCGGCAAAACAGAGTATTTTTTCCATGGAGGCCATACAAAGGGACATAAGTCTTTAGCCATTTTTAACGCTGAAAAGGGGTATGGAATGGTCATCATGACCAATTCAGAGAATGGATCCAAACTGATCTGGCGGATTTTAAGGACCATTTCTGTGGATGAAAAATGGGATAAGTTTGTGAATTAA
- the pgsW gene encoding poly-gamma-glutamate system protein, translating to MTKVYWSPWQHSRVALFLLAVLGVMGLLLIETCKVKKEQPYFKKKLHAAKLAERGFQILKPELLKHKKPDYREFDPTNSGLIGEFLTQVTSNSGSLQAKQTSVNPNFAAVMVQFLKKAKVEEGDTVAVAISGSFPALNICLFAALDTLKLKPIIVSSASASQFGANHPQMLWLDMENELESSGIFSYRSSYASLGGIQDKAAGTSKEGKEMLLRALKRNKVKLLDPIHFEDSIEKRMKYYDELSQGKPIKLFINVGGGTTILGTSLGKQVFKNGLITDLPEEVHIPNSVIKSFLEREIPVINFIQIESLARKFGLPLTPKKVPKPGEGKVFYSEEYNPFLYVSVFLFLLIGLYGVTRLGWGENEEDRYLPITLRSR from the coding sequence ATTACAAAAGTTTATTGGTCACCTTGGCAACATTCACGTGTAGCATTATTTTTACTGGCCGTCCTTGGTGTAATGGGATTATTATTAATCGAAACGTGTAAGGTAAAAAAAGAACAACCTTACTTCAAAAAAAAATTACATGCAGCTAAATTAGCTGAACGTGGGTTCCAAATCTTAAAACCCGAACTTCTAAAACATAAAAAACCTGATTATAGAGAATTTGATCCAACGAATTCAGGTTTAATTGGAGAATTTTTAACTCAAGTGACGAGTAACAGTGGTTCATTGCAGGCAAAACAAACTTCCGTAAACCCAAATTTTGCTGCTGTAATGGTTCAATTCCTGAAAAAAGCAAAAGTAGAGGAAGGTGACACTGTAGCTGTTGCCATCTCAGGTTCATTTCCTGCATTAAACATTTGTTTGTTTGCTGCATTAGATACTTTAAAACTAAAACCTATCATTGTATCGAGTGCTTCCGCATCTCAATTTGGAGCGAATCATCCTCAAATGTTATGGCTTGATATGGAAAATGAATTAGAATCTTCTGGTATATTTTCCTATCGTTCCAGTTATGCATCATTAGGTGGTATCCAAGACAAAGCAGCAGGAACTTCAAAAGAAGGGAAAGAAATGCTTTTACGTGCGCTAAAACGTAACAAAGTCAAATTATTAGATCCAATCCACTTTGAAGACTCAATTGAAAAAAGAATGAAATACTATGATGAGTTATCGCAAGGAAAACCCATCAAACTTTTTATCAATGTAGGTGGGGGTACAACGATTTTAGGAACAAGTTTGGGCAAACAAGTTTTTAAAAATGGATTGATCACTGATTTACCGGAAGAGGTTCATATTCCCAATTCCGTGATTAAGTCGTTTTTAGAACGGGAAATCCCTGTTATCAATTTCATTCAGATTGAATCATTAGCGAGAAAATTCGGGCTTCCATTAACTCCTAAAAAAGTTCCAAAACCAGGTGAAGGAAAAGTATTTTATTCAGAAGAATACAATCCGTTTTTGTATGTTTCTGTTTTCCTTTTTTTGCTCATTGGATTGTATGGAGTAACGAGACTCGGTTGGGGTGAAAATGAAGAAGATCGTTACCTTCCGATCACACTCCGTTCCAGGTGA
- a CDS encoding STAS domain-containing protein, translating into MEYTESKSNGIVVLKLFGNLDMLNAGILKERIKESASQSEHRFIFDLEGVSFIDSSGFGLIMSLNDKLTELGGGLRIVNVSKTIRQIFRISKISSVIQIFESTEEAIESFHP; encoded by the coding sequence ATGGAATATACAGAATCTAAATCTAACGGAATTGTAGTCCTTAAATTGTTTGGCAACTTAGATATGTTAAATGCCGGCATTCTCAAAGAAAGGATCAAAGAATCTGCGTCCCAATCCGAACATCGATTTATCTTTGATTTGGAAGGAGTCAGTTTTATCGATTCCTCTGGGTTTGGACTTATCATGTCTCTCAATGACAAACTCACCGAATTAGGAGGAGGTTTGAGAATCGTAAACGTTTCAAAAACCATCCGTCAAATTTTTAGAATCTCAAAAATTTCATCTGTCATCCAAATCTTCGAATCCACAGAAGAAGCAATCGAGTCCTTTCACCCTTAA
- the pgsB gene encoding poly-gamma-glutamate synthase PgsB encodes MKPNATLFFLIILVLVIYYTIEVILHNLTLKKFKHRIHVNGTRGKSSVTRLIRAGLSVSGHSVFAKTTGTLARMIFPDGSEKSISRFGKPSILEQIKILKKAKASGADIVVLECMALEPRYQWASEGQILHSDIGVITNIREDHLEIMGPKLIDVAKTLLSASPINGTLVVGPNDFEKEVLDVCLDRNTKAIILSKEEIESVTDEEILKFPYWEHKENVYLALKVCELLGVERNDALNAMWKVNPDPGALSVLPIHFFGKEFIYANAMAANDPSSTKLIWNSILQRYPDIKKRFILFHTREDRPERTIQLTKEFANWEGYDAIILIGSSTTLAFQCLKSYSNTDVPIYVWEHLSLDGIFESLLSILPKQSLVFGMGNIVGLGMDLSLYFKNRSEQTYE; translated from the coding sequence ATGAAACCAAATGCCACCTTATTTTTTCTCATCATTTTGGTTTTAGTAATTTATTATACAATTGAGGTGATTTTACATAATCTAACTTTAAAAAAATTCAAACATAGAATCCATGTCAATGGTACAAGAGGGAAGTCGAGCGTAACAAGACTTATACGAGCTGGTCTCTCCGTATCTGGACATTCAGTATTTGCAAAAACGACAGGAACACTTGCTCGTATGATATTCCCGGATGGTTCCGAAAAATCCATTTCAAGATTTGGAAAACCATCCATATTGGAACAAATCAAAATTCTCAAAAAAGCAAAAGCATCTGGGGCAGATATAGTTGTTTTGGAGTGTATGGCTTTGGAACCACGATACCAGTGGGCAAGTGAAGGTCAAATTTTACATTCTGACATTGGAGTGATCACAAACATTCGAGAAGATCACTTGGAAATTATGGGACCAAAATTAATTGATGTCGCAAAAACATTGTTATCTGCAAGCCCAATCAATGGAACACTTGTTGTCGGTCCAAACGATTTTGAAAAAGAAGTCCTAGATGTTTGTTTGGACCGAAATACAAAAGCAATCATTCTATCGAAAGAAGAGATTGAATCTGTTACTGATGAAGAAATTCTAAAGTTTCCATATTGGGAACACAAAGAGAATGTATATCTTGCACTTAAAGTTTGTGAATTATTGGGAGTGGAACGTAATGATGCCTTAAATGCAATGTGGAAAGTAAATCCAGATCCAGGTGCACTTTCCGTATTACCAATTCACTTTTTTGGGAAAGAGTTTATCTATGCAAATGCAATGGCGGCCAATGATCCTAGTAGCACAAAACTCATCTGGAATTCTATTTTACAGAGATATCCTGATATTAAAAAACGATTCATATTATTCCATACAAGAGAAGATCGCCCAGAACGAACCATACAACTCACAAAAGAGTTTGCTAATTGGGAAGGTTATGATGCCATCATTTTAATTGGTTCATCTACTACACTTGCGTTTCAATGTTTAAAATCATATTCGAATACGGATGTTCCTATTTATGTATGGGAACACTTAAGTTTAGATGGAATATTTGAATCTTTACTTTCAATACTTCCAAAACAATCATTGGTATTTGGAATGGGGAATATAGTGGGACTTGGTATGGATTTGTCTTTATATTTTAAGAATAGGTCAGAACAAACATATGAATGA
- the pgsC gene encoding poly-gamma-glutamate biosynthesis protein PgsC, translating into MNEILPLSIGLSLVISLVFSELFGILGTGLVVPGYLALSLTHPKNIALTFLIAFLSFICVELLSKFLMIFGKRKIVFILLFGYFFGYLLNYQILPDIDLSYLSEVRGIGFIIPGLIAVWYERQGVLETTSVLILAAIFVKILLIFLLGNELENL; encoded by the coding sequence ATGAATGAAATTCTCCCTTTGTCGATTGGACTCAGTTTGGTGATCAGTTTGGTTTTTTCAGAATTATTTGGTATTTTAGGTACGGGACTCGTTGTACCTGGATACCTTGCCTTATCTCTCACACATCCCAAAAATATCGCGCTCACGTTTCTTATCGCATTTTTATCATTTATTTGTGTTGAGCTTCTTTCAAAATTTTTAATGATCTTTGGCAAAAGAAAGATAGTCTTCATTTTGTTATTTGGATACTTTTTTGGTTACCTATTAAATTATCAAATTTTACCAGACATAGATTTATCGTATTTATCAGAAGTAAGAGGGATCGGATTCATCATTCCTGGACTCATTGCTGTATGGTATGAAAGACAAGGAGTATTGGAAACTACTTCCGTATTAATCTTAGCTGCCATATTCGTAAAAATTCTTTTAATTTTTCTTTTAGGAAATGAATTAGAAAACTTATGA